From Minwuia thermotolerans:
GGCTCCCCGCGCGGGAACTCGACAGGATTATCGTCGACCAGATCGTGGCACTGCTACGCGACCCGTTGCGGGTGATGGACCTGATGATCCACGGACGCAGCGAAGATGCGGCAATCGCCGGAATACTCGATGTCGCCATCGTCGTCGCCAACGTGCTTGCCGGCGACGATGACAGAGCCCGACGAGAGATGCTCGAGAGCCTGCTCGAACGGGTCGACCTCAGAGATAGCTGCATCGTGGTTCACCTTCGGCCTTCTGCCATCGACTTCGATACGGCGGGGCGCAAACATTCGATGGTGCCGGGAGACGAGGATGGCGATGCAGCCGTGGCGGTGGAACTCCCCGTGAAGCTTCAACGCCGTGGCACAGGCAGCCGCATCATCCTGGCCAACGGTGAACAGGAAGTCGGTGGGCCTGACGCAAACCTCATCCGCCTCATCGCGGACGCACATCGGTGGAACAGGATGCTGGCTGAAGGCGAGGTCACCTCGCTGCAGGAGCTGGCTCGACGCGATCGGGTCGACCGCAGCGACATCGGCCGAACCCTGAACCTCGCCTATCTCGCACCCGACATCATCGAGGCTATCCTCGACGGTCGGCAGCCTGCGGGACTCACCGCCTACAGCCTAAGCCGCATGTCAGCGCTCCCACTGGACTGGTCGGAGCAACGCCGGGCACTCGGCTTCGGCGCGTGACCTCGCGGGACTGCTCATTTGATGGTGGGGAGGTCGAAATCGGCTGGAAGAGACGCGGGCGCATTTGGCGCGGTTTCGTCTCCCCTTTGGCGTCTCCCGGGACGCCCTTCAGCGCGGCGAGCCCCGCAAAGCCGGGCAAACCGCGGGTCTCCGCCGGGACGCGGTGTGGACATGGGTTCGCGGGAGACGGGGTGGTGGCGTCGGCAGTCTCCACGGTACGGGTCTCGTGGATCAAAATTCCCTGTTAAGGCCCCAAAAACAGGGAAATTTGTCGAATTTGCAGGGAACCACGGCAGCAAGGCGCGAATTCCTACCACGATTTCAGGGCCTTAGACCAAAAATTCCCTACGGCCCGAACAGGGAGTTTTTGAGCCGTAACAGGGAAATTTGAGCGCCGATCAGGGAACCTCGG
This genomic window contains:
- a CDS encoding recombinase family protein yields the protein VSFVSVTQQFNTTTSMGRLTLNVLLSFAQFEREVTAERIRDKIAASKKKGMWMGGAVPIGYRVEDRKLVIDAEAAATVRRIFQLYLGLGSVREVKAACDGQGIVTSIRTSRSGRRSGGDSFSRGHLYWLLRNPIYIGRVKHRGQTYKGEHEPIIDMAMWETVQAMLDGRAKRRRAQVNTPSPSHLLKGRLFDETGERLYATQAQKRGRRYSYYTSKHLVTRKAESSSGWRLPARELDRIIVDQIVALLRDPLRVMDLMIHGRSEDAAIAGILDVAIVVANVLAGDDDRARREMLESLLERVDLRDSCIVVHLRPSAIDFDTAGRKHSMVPGDEDGDAAVAVELPVKLQRRGTGSRIILANGEQEVGGPDANLIRLIADAHRWNRMLAEGEVTSLQELARRDRVDRSDIGRTLNLAYLAPDIIEAILDGRQPAGLTAYSLSRMSALPLDWSEQRRALGFGA